The Onychomys torridus chromosome 12, mOncTor1.1, whole genome shotgun sequence genomic interval TGTTATTAGTTCATATAAACTGCATCTGCacgaaaaaaattaaaatatctctgTCTATTAAGTACCGCCCCCCCCCTTGCCTGGAAAACATGAGAGAATGTTTTTAAAGACTGATTTATTGAAATCAGAATCCAGCGTGAACTGTCTTCTTGTTGCTGCCTTCAGGTCCAGGGCTTGCTGCCCCGATTGAAGGGGAAGGTGGACCTGCTGGTGTTTAACCCCCCCTATGTAGTGACTCCGCCTGAAGAGGTAAGGCCCACAGCAGAATGCAGTCACGGTTCCCGCTGTTCTGTGTCTGAGACAAGATGACCTTGGTGTGACGTGAGTCACTGTTGCTACCAACACTCCTCGGACTACACAGAAGTGGTCAGTACCAGGTACTGTGAGTGACCCAGAAGGAAATGAATACGGACGGAAGTACAAAGcatgagccatctcctcagaatTGTCACCCAAATCGGCCATGCTGTTTAAACTCACTCTTTACCACAAGTAAATTTAAATACTTCTAATCAATTATAAATTCACCAATAATGTCCTTCTCAAAGTCTTGGGCTTCGTCCCTTCCCATTATCAGAAATTAAAAGTGTGGGACCAATCCTGATCattcacagagaaaggaaagacataCAGACATCATATATTTAAGACTCCATGGTGAGGAGTGGAGCCAAATCAGCATTCTCCCAGAAGATGGAGGCCCATAGTTCAATAATAGATGAGCACTAGCTTCTCTTTCATTGTGCCTGTTGGTATTCTTAGGTGATTATTCTCTGGCACAGCTGGTAAATATGCTCACATCCACTCCAGCTGCTCTGGCTGTGCTCACATGAGCAGGAAGGAAGTCACAGTCACAGAGGGAACAGGACTACGCTGTCTTATAGTCTGTCTCCTGCCCTGTAATGAAGTACCACGGGTTGTGTGATTAATATATGTATTTCTCAcagtctggaggctgaggagaccTGTCCCAGGGTGTGTGGAAGCTGAGGAGACCAGTCTCAGGGTGTGTGGCTCTGGCCCAGGCCTTCCTGCTGCCTTATGGCAGAGACATCACGTGCTGAGAATGAGGAGACCTTCCTAAACACGTGGCTCCCTTCTCCTTTTTAATATGGCTCCCAGTCTCTCATAACTCTCATAATCTCCTGCTCCTAGTCCACCCAGCTCCAAATGCCGTCGGCATATCCGTAGAAGATTAAGTTTCTGACATGAGCTTAAAGCTCAAGAAAGATCTGTGGAAACGAACCTCGTGGTAAAAATGGTTCAAtcagaggtagctcagtgggtaaagatgcttgccccTGAACCTAActaatctccaggacccacatggtaaagaAACTCCCAAAAGATGGTCCTCtgcccacatgtacacacaataaatcagtaaatgaatattttttaaatgtttcagcCCTTAAGATCCAATTTTGAAAATCACACAGTagtgcatggtggtacatgcccgaGAAGACAAAGGTAGATCAGTCtcggagttccaggccagccagggctaaactcaatgagaccccatctccacacaaacacaaatcaTTCAATAATAGGATAAAAACCAAAATGGACAAAAGTTGATTACATTCTATTTATGACGACATGAGCCTGTGTGCGCAGCAAAGGTGGTTAATTCATGGTCATGGTCTCATTGTGGATATTGAGAAACCCAGTCAGTGAAGGAACGGTTCAGAGAACATGGTGGCCCACTTGGGGTTCCAGTGTACTCCCAGTTACAGCAGTAAGCTGAGTATGTCTCCTGACTGTCCATCTGCTGAGACATCACAGAGGACCATGTCCAGGCAATGCCCTGGGTTCTTCTGCAACCCCGGCAGATCTGGTGCCTTCATTCCCAGAGCTGAACGAGTAGACAGGGTCAAGACAGCACAGGTCCAgccaggtggctcagcaggtaaagggtgcttgccaccaagactaaTGACCAGAACGCACATGgtgggagaaaactgactcccaaaagtccTCTTATTTCCATgagcgcacacaaacacacacagattttttttttttttaacccagcaaaataaaaaagcagtggTCTGGAAACTAAATGAAACAATGATTTCAGCCCATAAAGTATAAAGACAAAGTAAATGAAATCACAAAGGTTAAAAATCAATGATTTAGAGGTGATATCCAGAAGACATACAAGTAATATGTTTGAAAAATCTGTGGCTGTACTCACTGTCACATTCAGAAACGTGAAATAAAGTGTTGTGGGTCACACCCATGGTCTCTAAGGAACCAAGAGTGGACCTGCTGGATGGCCGAGGATTGAGCAAACAGAAGGTAACACATGCCTGCTGTCTGCTGAAGTagaatcctcttttttttttggcctcaGGGTTGGGCTGGTGCCAGAAATTCCTGAAGAGTCATCCCAGCTAAAGCAGATAAATGGGGCTTAATAACCTGGAATCTTAACACAGGAAGTCCTCCTATATTCTGGAGCAGTGACTAGAGAGGCCAGATGGGGCCTGGCCCAAACCGTCAGACCTATTGAACAGCCAGACAAGTTCCTACAAAACAATGGAGTAAACAGATGAGAGTCCTGAACAGGAGGAGCTTGcccagaagaaaagcagagggatCAGGAAGGGGAGGTCTCCAAAAGGAAAAATCAGATGCTCAAGTGGAACTAATGGATTTGGGAAGAATCAGAGTTAGATTCAAAGAAAATTGATAGACACAGCAGATATCAAAGACGACCTAAATACGATATATTCCTTCAGTAAGGTACTGTACACCATTAAGAATGAATTAGAACTATGCTGGAGGAAATGGGGGCTCCTTGAGATGCTGACggggctgtggagatgggttAGTGGATGAGACGCTTGTGAAAGAACGAGGCTGCAAACTGGTGTGAACACACGTGTGAACTATATGGGAGTGCACAGCCGTAACCCCAGCAGACCTGTGGCATgatgggaagcagaaagaggagtCCCTAGAAGCCCACAAGGTGCTGGCCTGGTCTGTGCAGTGGTGAGCAGGAGAGAACCCTATCTTtgacaaggtggaaggcaaggattgtctgaccttcacatgcccattctctctctctctctctctctctctctctctctctcacacacacacacacacacacacacacacacacacacacacacacacacgtgctacATATGACATCATCACATGCAATGAAATAAAGATGCAGGAAAGAATATGGAACAATCCTGCATTCTGAaacatagttaaaaacaaaattgttgaaggtgggagtggggggaggggcagacaaACAAACTTGGAAAACCTGCCCTTCGCAACACTTCAGGTACTTTTTTGGTTTgtaaaatttatgtgtgtgattATAAAGGAACTATTTTAAATTGGGAAACATATGCCATATTAGGTGACTAAGAACAGAAAACATGATTGtatataaaaactaaaatcaaatagAGGTAAAGGCCACagcaagaaataagaaaacagttGTCACCATTGGActtaattttcattgatttcttccaaatatTCCTGTGGTcctgactgaacccagggccccatgGACAAAATCCTGTCCCTTGGGATTTTGAGGccgggtctcaccatgtagctcaggttggcatTGAAATTCAGTCTTCTCACTCCAGTGTTAAGCATGGAGAGTGCAGGTGCTATTGTGTTTGATAGGTGATTGATTACATGCTCTCTTGTAGCATAAGGACTTTAGGAGTTTAACAGTGAAATTCAGGAGGCAAGGTACATTCGTGGGAAATGCGTACATTTGGTGATGTTTTATGTCAAAAGGATCGTAATCTCAATGAAACTTGAATCAAGTCTCTCTGATTGGTGACAGGTAGGAAGTCACGGAATAGAAGCAGCTTGGGCTGGTGGCAGAAACGGCCGGGAAGTCATGGACAGAATTTTCCCATTGGCTTCAGAACTCCTCTCCCCAAGAGGGCTGTTCTACTTAGTtaccataaaagaaaacaatccaggtaatattaaaacaaaaaaaataccagcttcttgttaactgttcaCTTTGCTGACAACAAAAGTTTTGAAAACTGTAACTTATAAAGTAGCCTGGGCTGTTGAACAATTTAATCACTGACAACAGTTAATACAGCCAGTTCATGTTGAAAGAGGAGACTTCAGAGGTAAAATGTTCACGTTTTAAAAACTATTGTCTTAGGACAAGCAGTTTTCCCTTATTCATAAACTAATATTCAAATATAAACTCTGGCTTCTAACACTTCACCCTCAGTGTGGGTTCTTTCTCATGGGGCAGGTCTTACATtccagcaataataataatagaaagagAAGATGGTGACTCCCATAACATGTGCATCAGTAGGGCATTGCAGACAGGCCACTGGTGTAGTTCACAGGCTTCATAGCTGGATGAGACTGATGGCTTTATCCCAGTCGTGTGTAGACTTTCCAACATCATGAACACTAGCCAGTAGAAATGAAGTTTCCAGGTAAGTACCAGTTAGGTTTCTTGAGTGTGGGGTCTTCACCAGTATGGTCCAAACCCTCAAGACTGTGTGGGGTAAACAGTTGCTTTGGCAGTGGCCCGTAATGTTTGTGGGGGGAGTTGGTCTATGGATCTTTTTGGCTTACTGATAAGACATAACCCATTTGTTGTGTTTGTGAAGGGATGACTTGATACTATTTTCTTAGTTCAGTCTTTTCTTAGttcagttttggtttttggtttttttatttttttagatgaaattttttgggtttttttttggggggtgttggttgttttttgtttgtttttgtgtatatatacctaagtgtatatatgtgcactatatgtgtgcaggagcctaagaaggccagaagaaagcatgggatcccctggaactatagttatagatggttgtgggctcTCATGTGAgcactgggacttgaacccagatcctctgccagagccataagtgctcttaaccactgagccatcttttgaGCTCTAGAATTTATTTCCAAAAGAAGTAAACTTATTTACACTCTCTGGGCACTGTCAGGATTCACTTTATCCATATTCTCATTGACATTTCCCAGAAAGGATGTATGGCAGAGATTGGCACCAATTGGCTAAAAATATGATTACTTGCTCTAATAACAAGGTTAACTAATGATCCTGTGTCATCTCAAGTGGGCTACTACTACAAACTGGGCGTAAGTCAAATTAGATTCCTCAGAACATCTTAACAATTTATGTCCACTTCTGTCCAGTCAAGCTTGAGTtaacaaacatttatttggggtacATTGTTTAGTCAGAGGAATTTAATGTGTTTATCATCTTACTAAATTGATTGGTGATCATGCATATCACCAAATGATTTGATTGAATTTtaccttttggtttttgttgtttttttcattttagaagaaattgttaaaacactgaagacaaaagGTCTGCAAGGGACCACAGCACTTTGCAGGCAAGCAGGCCAAGAAATCCTGTCCGTCCTCAGGTTCAGCAAGTCCTAGTGTCCTGAGAAAGCCACCAAAGTATGCAAGACCTGCCTGAAGCTGAATGCACTCAGTAGGTTTAAGACTGATGCTGAGAAATTTTATCAGAaatttgccataaagaaaaaggtggccgggtggcggtggcacatgtttttaatcccagcactcgggaggcagagccaggcagatctctgtgagtttggggccagcctggtctacagagcgagttccaggacagccaggactggttacacagagaaaccctgtctcaaggggaaaaagaagaagaaaaggtgagggctggataaatggctcagaggttaagagcactggctgctaacAGAGGTTTAGGGTCCGGTTttgagcacccacatggaggctcacagccgcccataaccccagttccaagggatcctacCCTTTTCTAACCCCtggataccaggcacacatgtggtatacatacataaagcaagacacccatacacagaaaacaacataaacctaaaaaagaaaaagatgttaagCTGGGGCATTTTGTTTTCAGGGACTCAAGTATATGGGTATTTCTGTAGGTGTGCaagtaaatgtatatattttatttataatttacattttgttatatttatatatgaaattgttTGATATAGCATTAGCTATATGTAATAGCAAAGTAATATGATCACCCTAAATGTCCATCAGAAAGGACACTGGTTAAAATAAATGCCAACTATCCATTCCACTGAACATATAGCTATGAAATGAGTCGCTGTGTAGACCCTGAACCAGAGGCTTCATGACAGCTCGTTACAACTGAGTGCAAAGAAGCTGCAGATGGATTTTATCCCATACATGCTATTTTGAAAATCCAGCCGAGGCAGTCTATTGATGTGTGTACATAACAAGGCGTGGGAGGTAAACTGCAGGAATAAAAGACCTTTCACTCTTTTGTGGTGGCATGTGTTTTACACAATGgtaatattaaataattaacaGTGGATTATCATAAACATGATAAAAACTCAAATGGAGGTGTTGTTTCATTCTTTGAACAAAATAACACCACTCAATGACTGCTACCAGGCATTCATCAGGAAGGTACTTTTTTCTCTAGTTACTCATAAATGCCCACCAGAGGCCAGTGATGTCATCCAAAAAGTCCAGCCATATACCTTCTATAGAGGTAACCTTAGATATAATTTGCAGGGATTGTGGCCACGTTCCCTCTCTATTTCTTTTAGGGGTGGCTACTGGTACATTGCCTATGCTCAGTGAACAGCCCTGTACCCATATGGATATAGGAGCACTGCCTAGACTTAGtgagttaaaaaaatatacacaGGTAagcttttcgttttgttttgttttctgagacagggttttctctgtgttacagctttggctgtcctggaactcgatttgtaaaGTAGActaccctcaaactcagagatccacctgcctttgcctcccaagtgctgagataaaaggcatgcaccaccaccacctgggcagATATAAtcttttaaaggtgtgtgtatgtgtgtgtgaatacatgctGCATGTGAGGCAGACAGTGCCAGATGAcctagaactagaattacacATGGTCTTAAACCATCCAGCACAGGTtttggaaccaaactcaggtcccctcaaagagagcagtaagtgcttttagtCAGTAAGCCACCTTCTCTAGCACTGTGTATGTAACTCAAAAAGTAGAGCATGAAGTTGAGGAGGTATGAGGAGGATGAGGGGCAATTATAatcaatatacattatatacatattcaaataaaatgataattccCAGTTCATGATAGCATAACTAGAGTCAGGATAACTTGGTGTTCAATATTCTTTATTCATATCTGCCAAGATACAGACAGTGTCAGGCCAGGGGCTGTCACTTAAAGCAAAAGCAGTTGTGTTACTAGCAGGGTTTTACTCCAGAATCCAGAAGGCCTGCAACTACAGAGGCCCTGGATGGAATCCCTGCCTGCCATTACAACCTCAGACACCATGAGTTTGCTGGACCACAAGGCCAGAGTGCCAGAGCAGCTCACACGCAGCCTGGACTTTGAAGATTGGGAAGGAGCAGGTTGTACCTTAGGTACTCAGGAACACTTGTTTCCAACCTGTGGTCTTGCTACCAATGTACCACATT includes:
- the N6amt1 gene encoding methyltransferase N6AMT1 — translated: MQGRKMAAPSLPTPLYGHVGRGAFSDVYEPSEDTFLLLDALEAAAAELAGVEICLEVGAGSGVVSAFLASMIGPQALYMCTDINPQAAACTLETARCNGVHVQPVVTDLVQGLLPRLKGKVDLLVFNPPYVVTPPEEVGSHGIEAAWAGGRNGREVMDRIFPLASELLSPRGLFYLVTIKENNPEEIVKTLKTKGLQGTTALCRQAGQEILSVLRFSKS